The genomic stretch CCGAGCGCGCCTTGCGGGTCGTCCATGAGCTTCACGCGGATGCGGTCGGCGCGATCCACCACGTGCGCATTGGTGATGATGTAGCCCTTCGAGTCCACGATCACGCCGGAACCGAGCGAGCGCTGGCGCATGCCTTCGGGGCCGGCTTCGCCACCGCCGCCGGGGCCGCCCTGGTCAGGGCCGCCGAAGAAGCGGTCGAAGAAATCCTGGAACGGGTCGTCGTCCTGCTGCCCGCCGGGGGCGCGGCGGCGCTTGGGCGGCTTGATGGTGGATTCGGTGTTGATGTTCACGACCGTCGGCTCGAGCTGCTTCGCGATCTGCGAGAACGCGCTCGAGAGCTGCTGCGGCGCGGGCATCTGGATGGGCGTGGCGTCCGCCGAGTTCGGCGAGCCCGATTCCTTGCCCTTCACGCCGTTGGTGATGACGGTCCCGATGAGAATGCCGAGGACGAGCGTGGCCACAATGAGCAGCGTCGACCCCAGGCGGCGCGCCTTGATGGCTTGCCAGGCGCGGGTAAAACGGGGATCCATAGTCTCCTCTTTCTTGTCCTTAGGAAGGGCTCTCTGACTCGACGACTGGATTATAGCCGCCGGCGTGCACCCGCCGCCTCCAGCGGGCGCCTGCCCCTCAAGCATTAGACGCAGGAAAACCGCCCCTCGTCACCAAAAGTGGGCCCTAGCCGCCCTCTTCCTCGACCTCGGCTGGGGCGAGCGCCCCCGGCTGCTCCTCCACCACGTGCCCCTTCAGCTCGGAGAGCAGGATGCCGCCCAGGATGAGCATGGCCCCCAGGGTGGCGCGGTGTCCCAGGCGCTCTCGCAGGACGAGGTACGAGGTGATCCAGGCGAACACCGGCTCGAGCGCGAAGATGAGCGCGGTGTGCGTGGGTGGCGTGAACTGCTGCGCCCACGCCTGGATGCTGAACGCCACCGCCGTGCAGAACACGCCCGTGACGAAGATGGCCCACAGCACCCGGGGACTCCAGGCGGCGTGCGGCTGCTCCAGCACCGGCAAGGTCGCGAACATGAAGACCGCTGCAAAGACCGTTTGCAGCACCGCCATCTGCTCGAAGGCGAGCTTCTTGGTCGCGCGCCCCAGAAAGATGATGTGGAACGCGAACGCCACGGCGCAGCCCAGCGTGAGCAGGTCGCCGCGGTTGACGCTGGAGAGGTCGAGCACGTTCTCGCCCGCCGGCACCGTCAGCAGGAACAGTCCAACGAACGCGGCCACCACGCCCAGCACCGTCCAGTGATTGACCTTGCGCCGCCAGAAGATGGTGAGGAACACCGGCACCAGCAGGACGTGGACGCCGGTGAGGAACGCGGACTTCGAGGGCGTGGTGTGGACGAGGCCCGTGGTCTGGAACTCGTAGCCCGCCCAAAGCAACAGCCCGAGGATGGCGCCGTAGCGCAGCGCGGCGCGGTCGAGCTTGCGCATCTGCCGCCAGTACACGGCTGCCAGGCACGCGGCGGCCAGCGTCATGCGGACCGCGTTGAAGTACAGCGGCGTGATGTCGTGGAGCGCGTCCTTGATGACGACGAAGGTCGCGCCCCAAATGGCGGCGTTGAAGACCAGCAGGAGGTGCGCTTTGAGCGAACGGCTCACGTAGTGAGAGTAACAAACGGTGCGTGCTTCTTCGCGGGCCGGCGGCCGGGCAGCGTGGCTTGCGGCCGGCAGCGGCGATACCCCGCGGCAAGCCGCCGGCCGCAAGCCGCCCGCCGTTTATAATCCTCGGTTCTTCCCAGGAGCGATGCGCGAGTGGCACTCGACCAGAAGATCTACGAACTGCGCCAGCAGAAGCTCAAGGAGATCGCTGCGCTCGGGCAGGAGCCGTATCCGCGCAAGTACGCGACCACGCACACGCTCCCGCAGATCCTCGAGCAGTACACGGCGAAGTCCGCCGAAGAGTTGGAAACTCCGCGCGTCGAGGTCTCGGTGGCGGGCCGCATCATGGCCATCCGCGTGATGGGCAAGGCCGGCTTCGCGCACCTCCAGCAGGGCGGCCAGAAGCTCCAGATCTACGTGAAGAAGGACGACGTGGGCGA from Terriglobales bacterium encodes the following:
- a CDS encoding DMT family transporter, producing MSRSLKAHLLLVFNAAIWGATFVVIKDALHDITPLYFNAVRMTLAAACLAAVYWRQMRKLDRAALRYGAILGLLLWAGYEFQTTGLVHTTPSKSAFLTGVHVLLVPVFLTIFWRRKVNHWTVLGVVAAFVGLFLLTVPAGENVLDLSSVNRGDLLTLGCAVAFAFHIIFLGRATKKLAFEQMAVLQTVFAAVFMFATLPVLEQPHAAWSPRVLWAIFVTGVFCTAVAFSIQAWAQQFTPPTHTALIFALEPVFAWITSYLVLRERLGHRATLGAMLILGGILLSELKGHVVEEQPGALAPAEVEEEGG